Proteins from a single region of Drosophila biarmipes strain raj3 chromosome 3R, RU_DBia_V1.1, whole genome shotgun sequence:
- the LOC108031438 gene encoding uncharacterized protein LOC108031438 isoform X3, with protein sequence MFGCIYQLWDWLEAPPLFTAGTMDAKKLQQLQEAAILAQQQKKLPLAYQTNLVDYRTAAYSQALYQQSPTATSSSGGGPLSPIEMQPQSKHHNLMKHGGHGGGTSSSSHSSPYHQSYSSSGGTVAGEQLYQSPTERTYLAAAGRLQASNAMAGHHPISALQSQYQQLQAAKMQAQMATQSEAAQQQQRTFAMRQAMNPPTNHYHMSQSPSMASNMTTLTQQQQQQQQQQQRAPPSSLNLQNQYQPAQGPLKLQQQQQQQQQQQQQQQQQPAMPKHYQEQLYAQQQQLQQQLQQQQQLQQQQQLQQQQHRHKNDLQTPGSEHGTVYIQQNHPGHVVNQACQTQISAVKPKATPSSEESSSNSAKSPTHAPLDRKKSAGSIQALKSPITKRPPSTPVTLSGWLHKQGSDGLKVWRKRWFVLAEYCLYYYKGPEEEKLLGSVLLPSYRVSACLPEDKIYRKFAFKCEHQNMRTYWLAADNSEAMMQWVRALAAASLMQAPSSGESEPSVNSSLNHSGENSDSGIHTLQSHPGKGNQQPTPSSENTGSSGGGSGTGQPLYANAPPKPRRINDGGYSSPSPEHNEQQQHHAQQQQQQHPSRRLMSPTQQIYQQQQHQRSQQQQQQPQQHHAIYDTRTGHVSTALQLQQAQQQYSLDHLEAQFQQQQLDMEEQIARLQQQRAAEEIYGEREMYMAKLMQQRQGPNGAYPTQQQLLQAERRTPDAYGRSKQQRLFAAAAAAADYEDIYNMSQLAGGGGAGGVPMSAQEALLQEAASYRRPLSPPSYDGSKHVPAMPQRYTPNHLEASGADQLINTMDLRARSAAAIVRPHSADFLEYEARAEAAAAAAAAAVAQSHQESGRAPRPKSSLDINRTPDSFYYSEASYAEKMRKSALYLQSGGAGQAQPQQAGSYRTAAGDFNSGVNTIGYENPYERAYKRQELLAEAQAQGGAASSMPRMSRSASQGRSVASQLQSPQQQEDLPPLNVHPGSIFPPSMSTQEIISKNEQFLRSASARLPKRSGGMDDDYSAGNSTTTSPTGGAGASNSPQHQDGERKREESMKRLLEWKQRMLQSPLTRKGIQQGGSNMSAMSKLGSNPNILLASTAVASGARYGPQAGKTGLVVGNANGGAQVAGNQLQPPSSSGGIQRSRSESQANIGPGGVVYNSYSSDDEASISVRNVNNLPVGNLTVKPDPSDVQQESAFAPYYGGAAETKYAKNTVLTDRGLYAGNGSAGGLATSTPQNHPQFRMRRTGSRAEIDMLERETSSQIRNLDVSAGDLLSRTHEELVLLLIQLRRQSSQTARAIEQCCSDIHDVQNRLRSAEGLTRAESIQRLDYLKQHLLDLERHYEKSKPLVNLVDNMVKLGSLYRNDANGRVQPATLDRMEFNQRMQERQMLQEEQQQWERLSPNQAELQAKVRELYQLDQLLQEESGTLQSLQRDKEDLERALGGLRARIHDSNATPMALEAAKKQQHILERELSRVHQLLAENSKVSKKLEQTVAGNARLEQELLLLRQKVQATRGGATPNGLGGDGPHINGDASVLASELERVQSLVGDMQRQRHELSSAVRQLTENSTRLYQEIGNKEMNGGGSTNGSLKKRSNSTSWTETDLDANMLRCGSRQQLNDSTLNLSTPLYVDTNSSTKLSDYNRYNGGGSSDALEMSGVDSDGFLDSNPFAIGLEKPEIKTVRIVKRESERRNRDRSERGLSNSIQNLDQVLEEEQYAQQQREQQLYAQNLEDQMSNGHHSRSKSLPRNYSEPPKQRHSRHMNGKQNGHHYNNGFDYDRNSNYEHQPPPPPAPQSNGHHHHPPPPPREHREQREHLNPLANAYFAKQLQQQVNPSRDSARVALRTKTDSLQSLNKSLTDISPEPVFQSVAARQIINEMSAGSASEDTEKVVEKVPPHHKHRRAVPREKRRHYTAPNNVNQKAMEKVQAENDMNRNNTNWRARDDLDMEVALRPRMNAPDVVRSALGQGEKISENTIDNLLLAPNKIVIPERYIPETTPELSPEEKKRRQEKVESIKKMLAEAPISSNENESLPPSKINAEKKQREHLLQLNQILAQQVMQVSKIVAEKAMSKAAERSSQDDENRSESPSEPLPIFQQRDNFYS encoded by the exons atgttTGGCTGCATTTATCAGCTTTGGGACTG GTTGGAGGCGCCGCCCCTCTTCACCGCCGGCACCATGGACGCCAagaagctgcagcagctgcaggaggCAGCGATCCTGGcgcagcagcagaagaagcTGCCGTTGGCCTACCAGACGAATCTCGTGGACTACCGGACGGCGGCCTACAGCCAGGCGTTGTACCAGCAATCCCCCACGGCCACCAGCTCCAGCGGAGGAGGACCCCTCTCGCCGATCGAGATGCAGCCGCAGTCCAAGCACCACAACCTGATGAAGCACGGTGGCCATGGAGGAGGTACCTCCAGCAGTTCCCACAGCTCCCCCTACCACCAGTCCTACTCGAGCAGTGGAGGAACTGTTGCGGGGGAGCAGCTCTATCAGTCGCCCACGGAGCGAACCTATCTGGCGGCAGCCGGGAGATTGCAGGCCAGCAATGCCATGGCCGGGCATCATCCCATCTCTGCCCTCCAGTCGCAGTACCAGCAACTGCAGGCCGCCAAGATGCAGGCCCAGATGGCCACCCAAAGTGAggccgcccagcagcagcagcggacATTCGCCATGCGACAGGCCATGAACCCGCCCACGAACCACTACCACATGAGTCAGTCGCCCAGCATGGCCTCCAACATGACCACTCtcacccagcagcagcaacagcagcagcagcagcaacagaggGCTCCTCCCTCCTCTCTTAACTTGCAAAATCAATACCAACCTGCTCAGGGTCCTCTCAAgttgcaacaacagcaacagcagcagcagcaacaacagcagcagcaacagcagcaacctgCAATGCCCAAACACTACCAGGAGCAACTGtacgcccagcagcagcagttgcagcagcaattgcagcaacagcagcagttgcagcagcagcaacagctgcaacaacagcaacatcgccACAAAAACGACCTGCAAACCCCGGGCAGTGAACACGGCACCGTCTATATCCAGCAGAATCACCCCGGTCATGTGGTCAACCAGGCCTGCCAGACGCAGATATCGGCGGTCAAGCCCAAGGCGACGCCCAGTTCGGAGGAATCCTCCTCGAACTCCGCCAAGAGTCCCACCCATGCCCCATTGGATCGGAAAAAGAGTGCCGGTTCCATACAGGCCCTGAAGTCACCGATTACCAAGAGGCCACCCTCCACACCGGTGACTCTATCAGGATGGCTCCACAAACAGGGTTCCGATGGCCTGAAGGTGTGGCGCAAGCGCTGGTTCGTCCTGGCCGAGTACTGCCTGTACTACTACAAGGGACCCGAAGAGGAGAAGCTGCTGGGATCGGTGCTTCTACCATCATATCGCGTATCCGCCTGTTTGCCCGAGGACAAGATCTACAGGAAATTCGCCTTCAAGTGTGAGCATCAGAATATGAGAACCTACTGGCTGGCCGCGGACAATTCCGAGGCCATGATGCAGTGGGTCAGGGCCTTGGCGGCGGCCAGCTTGATGCAGGCACCCAGCAGCGGGGAATCGGAGCCCAGCGTGAACTCCTCGCTGAACCACAGTGGCGAGAACTCCGACTCCGGTATTCATACCCTGCAGTCGCACCCGGGAAAGGGCAACCAGCAGCCCACACCCTCGTCGGAGAACACGGGCAGCAGTGGCGGAGGAAGTGGCACGGGTCAGCCGCTCTATGCCAATGCGCCACCCAAGCCCAGGCGGATCAATGATGGGGGATACTCCTCACCCTCACCCGAGCACAAcgaacagcagcaacaccatgcgcagcaacagcagcagcaacatcctAGTCGCCGCCTCATGTCGCCCACGCAGCAAAtctaccagcagcagcagcaccaacgatctcagcagcaacagcagcagccgcagcaacaTCACGCCATCTACGACACTCGCACAGGTCATGTGTCCACTgcgttgcagttgcagcaggcgcagcagcagtACTCCCTGGATCATCTGGAGGCGCagttccagcagcagcagctggacaTGGAGGAGCAGATCGCTAGGTTGCAGCAGCAGAGGGCCGCCGAGGAGATCTACGGCGAGCGGGAGATGTACATGGCCAAGTTGATGCAGCAGAGGCAGGGTCCGAACGGAGCCTATCccacgcagcagcagctgttgCAGGCGGAGCGGAGGACTCCCGACGCCTATGGGCGCTCCAAGCAGCAGCGACTctttgccgccgccgccgctgcagcGGATTACGAGGACATCTACAACATGTCGCAGCTGGCGGGAGGCGGCGGCGCAGGGGGCGTGCCCATGTCCGCCCAGGAGGCACTGCTCCAGGAGGCCGCCAGCTACCGGCGACCGCTCAGTCCGCCCAGCTATGATGGCAGCAAGCACGTGCCAGCGATGCCGCAGCGGTACACGCCGAATCACTTGGAG GCCAGTGGCGCTGATCAACTAATCAATACCATGGACTTGCGTGCCCGCTCGGCGGCGGCCATAGTGCGTCCCCATTCCGCGGACTTCCTGGAGTACGAGGCGCGTGCTGAGGCAGCTgcagccgctgccgccgcgGCGGTGGCCCAGAGTCATCAGGAGAGCGGTCGGGCTCCGAGGCCCAAGTCCAGCTTGGACATTAACCGCACGCCGGACAGCTTCTACTACTCGGAGGCCAGCTATGCGGAGAAGATGCGGAAGAGTGCGCTGTACCTCCAGAGCGGAGGAGCTGGCCAGGCTCAGCCGCAGCAGGCGGGCAGCTATCGCACCGCAGCGGGTGACTTCAATTCCGGGGTGAACACCATTGGCTACGAGAATCCCTACGAGAGGGCCTACAAGAGGCAGGAGCTCCTGGCCGAGGCACAGGCTCAGGGAGGAGCGGCCAGCAGCATGCCGCGCATGAGCCGATCCGCCAGTCAAGGACGTTCGGTGGCATCCCAGCTGCAATCCCCCCAGCAGCAGGAGGACCTGCCGCCCCTCAACGTGCATCCGGGATCCATCTTCCCACCCTCGATGTCCACGCAGGAGATCATCAGCAAGAACGAGCAGTTCCTGCGCTCCGCCAGCGCCCGGCTGCCCAAGAGATCGGGTGGCATGGACGATGACTATTCGGCTGGGAACTCGACGACCACTTCGCCCACCGGCGGAGCAGGAGCCTCCAACTCACCGCAGCATCAGGATGGCGAAAGGAAGCGGGAGGAGTCCATGAAGCGTCTGCTGGAGTGGAAACAGCGCATGCTGCAGTCACCTCTGACCCGCAAGGGCATCCAGCAGGGCGGCAGCAACATGTCCGCCATGTCCAAGCTGGGAAGCAATCCGAACATCCTGCTGGCCTCCACGGCGGTGGCCAGTGGAGCGCGCTATGGCCCCCAGGCGGGCAAAACGGGTCTGGTGGTGGGCAATGCGAATGGCGGGGCCCAGGTGGCCGGGAATCAACTGCAGCCACCATCCTCCTCCGGCGGAATCCAGCGATCCCGATCCGAGAGCCAGGCCAACATAGGACCCGGCGGAGTGGTGTACAACAGCTACTCCTCGGACGATGAGG CCTCGATTTCCGTGCGCAACGTGAACAATCTGCCCGTGGGAAATCTGACGGTGAAACCGGATCCCTCGGACGTCCAGCAGGAGTCCGCCTTTGCCCCGTACTACGGAGGGGCGGCGGAGACCAAGTACGCCAAGAACACGGTGCTCACGGATCGCGGGCTCTACGCCGGAAACGGATCTGCTGGTGGCCTGGCCACGTCCACGCCCCAAAATCATCCGCAGTTCCGGATGCGGCGCACCGGAAGCAGGGCGGAAATCGATATGCTGGAGCGGGAAACCAGCAGCCAGATCAGG AACTTGGATGTGTCGGCCGGGGATCTGCTGAGTCGCACTCACGAGGAGCTGGTCCTCCTGCTGATCCAGCTGCGGAGGCAGAGCAGCCAGACTGCCAGGGCCATCGAGCAGTGCTGCAGCGATATTCACGACGTGCAG AATCGCCTGCGCAGTGCCGAGGGCTTGACCAGGGCCGAAAGCATCCAGCGATTGGACTACTTGAAGCAGCACCTCTTGGACCTGGAGCGGCACTATGAGAAGAGCAAGCCGCTGGTCAACTTGGTGGACAACATGGTCAAGCTGGGATCTCTGTATCGCAATGATGCCAATGGTAGGGTTCAACCTGCTACGTTGGATCGGATGGAGTTCAACCAGAGGATGCAGGAGCGTCAAATgctgcaggaggagcagcagcagtgggAGCGCCTCAGTCCCAACCAGGCGGAGTTACAG GCCAAGGTGCGTGAGCTGTACCAACTGGATCAGCTGCTGCAGGAGGAGTCTGGAACTCTGCAGAGTCTGCAGCGGGACAAGGAGGACCTCGAGCGAGCCTTGGGAGGATTGAGGGCCCGCATCCACGACAGCAATGCCACGCCCATGGCCCTGGAGGCGGCCAAGAAGCAGCAGCACATCCTGGAGCGCGAGTTGTCGCGGGTCCATCAGCTGCTGGCCGAGAACTCAAAGGTATCAAAG AAACTGGAGCAGACGGTGGCGGGAAATGCTCGCTTGGAGCAGGAGCTCCTTCTCCTGCGCCAGAAGGTGCAGGCCACGAGGGGAGGAGCAACACCCAATGGGTTGGGCGGCGATGGCCCCCACATCAATGGAGATGCCTCCGTTTTGGCCTCGGAGCTGGAGCGGGTTCAATCCCTGGTGGGCGATATGCAGAGACAGCGCCATGAGCTCAGCTCGGCGGTGCGCCAGCTGACGGAGAACTCGACCAGGTTGTACCAGGAGATTGGCAACAAGGAGATGAACGGCGGTGGATCCACCAACGGCAGCCTGAAGAAGCGCAGCAACTCCACCAGTTGGACGGAAACCGATCTGGACGCCAATATGCTGCGATGCGGAAGTCGCCAGCAGCTGAACGACTCCACTCTCAACCTATCCACGCCCCTTTATGTGGACACCAATAGCTCCACCAAGTTGAGTGACTACAACCGATACAACGGAGGCGGCAGCAGCGATGCCCTGGAGATGAGCGGAGTGGACAGCGATGGCTTCCTCGATAGCAACCCCTTTGCCATTGGCCTGGAGAAACCCGAGATCAAGACGGTGAGGATTGTGAAGCGCGAATCGGAGCGACGTAATCGCGATCGCAGTGAAAGGGGCCTGAGCAACTCCATCCAGAATCTGGATCAGGtcctggaggaggagcagtacgcccagcagcagcgggagcagcagctgtATGCCCAGAACCTCGAGGACCAGATGAGCAATGGCCACCACAGCCGCTCCAAGTCGTTGCCGCGCAACTACAGTGAGCCCCCGAAGCAGAGGCACAGTCGCCACATGAACGGCAAACAGAATGGTCACCACTATAACAATGGCTTCGACTACGATCGGAACAGCAACTACGAGCACCAGCCACCGCCACCACCGGCTCCTCAGAGCAACGGACACCACCATcatccgccgccgccgccgaggGAGCACCGGGAGCAGCGCGAGCACCTCAATCCCCTGGCCAATGCCTACTTCGCCAagcagctccagcagcaggTGAACCCCTCGCGGGACAGTGCCCGGGTGGCCCTGCGCACCAAGACGGACTCCCTGCAGAGCCTGAACAAGAGCCTCACGGACATCAGTCCGGAGCCGGTGTTCCAGAGCGTGGCTGCCCGCCAGATCATCAACGAAATGTCCGCCGGCTCGGCATCAGAGGACACCGAGAAGGTGGTGGAGAAGGTGCCACCGCATCACAAGCATCGCAGGGCGGTCCCAAGGGAGAAGAGGCGACACTACACTGCCCCGAACAATGTCAACCAGAAGGCCATGGAGAAGGTGCAGGCCGAGAACGATATGAATCGGAAC AACACCAACTGGCGAGCCCGCGATGATCTGGACATGGAGGTGGCCCTAAGACCTCGCATGAATGCCCCCGATGTGGTTCGTTCTGCTCTGGGACAGGGAGAGAAGATTTCGGAGAACACCATAGACAACTTGCTACTGGCACCCAACAAAATAGTCATACCCGAGCGTTACATACCAGAAACA aCGCCCGAACTGTCGCCGGAGGAGAAGAAGCGTCGTCAGGAGAAGGTGGAGTCCATCAAGAAAATGCTGGCCGAGGCGCCCATTAGCAGCAAC GAAAACGAAAGTCTGCCGCCCAGCAAAATCAATGCCGAGAAGAAGCAGCGCGAACACCTGCTGCAACTCAACCAAATCCTGGCCCAGCAGGTGATGCAGGTCAGCAAGATCGTGGCCG